The following is a genomic window from Longimicrobiaceae bacterium.
ACGGCCGGCTCCACGAGGGAGATCAGCTCGAAATCCCTGCGGTTGTAGGTCACGATGCCGTGACCATGCTCCCGGGACGTTGCGGCCAGCAGGCAATCGTTGAGAAAGCTCGGCTTCACGCCGCCCATGCTGATCTTGCCGGCCTCCACAAGGCGCGTGACGATCCGGCTGGCGCGTGACCAGGCACTGTAGCGCGGAACCAGGATCCGGTTCACTCGCTCTGCGGGCGCGACCCAGCGCTCGTGCCACCTCCGCCAGGTCGCATCGTCTCTGGCCCCGACCAGCAGCTCGGCGACGACCACGGAGTGCTGGTAGATGTGGGGCGCCATCCTGCGCTGCCAGTCC
Proteins encoded in this region:
- a CDS encoding type II toxin-antitoxin system VapC family toxin: MEKLVLDTNVFIHAIRSPEARAELADWQRRMAPHIYQHSVVVAELLVGARDDATWRRWHERWVAPAERVNRILVPRYSAWSRASRIVTRLVEAGKISMGGVKPSFLNDCLLAATSREHGHGIVTYNRRDFELISLVEPAVRAIPPFP